One Peromyscus leucopus breed LL Stock chromosome 6, UCI_PerLeu_2.1, whole genome shotgun sequence genomic region harbors:
- the Snapin gene encoding SNARE-associated protein Snapin has protein sequence MAAAGSAAVSGAGTPVAGPTGRDLFAEGLLEFLRPAVQQLDSHVHAVRESQVELREQIDNLATELCRINEDQKVALDLDPYVKKLLNARRRVVLVNNILQNAQERLRRLNHSVAKETARRRAMLDSGVYPPGSPSK, from the exons ATGGCCGCGGCTGGTTCCGCTGCCGTGTCAGGGGCAGGGACCCCAGTGGCGGGGCCCACGGGCCGCGACCTCTTTGCCGAGGGGCTCCTGGAGTTCCTGCGACCCGCTGTGCAGCAGCTCGACTCCCACGTGCACGCGGTCAG AGAAAGCCAGGTAGAGCTCCGGGAACAAATTGACAACCTAGCTACAG aacttTGCCGGATCAATGAGGATCAGAAGGTGGCCCTGGATCTGGACCCTTATGTTAAGAAGCTGCTTAATGCCAGGCGACGAGTTGTCTTGGTGAACAATATTTTACAGAATGCCcag GAACGGCTAAGGCGATTAAACCACAGTGTTGCCAAGGAGACAGCTCGAAGGAGAGCAATGCTGGATTCAGGAGTTTACCCTCCTGGTTCTCCAAGCAAATAA